In Syngnathus scovelli strain Florida chromosome 11, RoL_Ssco_1.2, whole genome shotgun sequence, one DNA window encodes the following:
- the LOC137840743 gene encoding uncharacterized protein, with the protein MFRRQKIRKAPGPDGVSPSCLKVCAEQLAPTFARIFNRSLELCEVPSCFKSSTIVPVAKKPAITDTFKFLGTTISRDLKWTGHIDSVRKKAQQRLYFLRQLKKFNLPRELLKTFYTAIIQSVLCTSITVWFGSASKQDKHRLQRTIRTAEKIIGINLPSIQDLYLSRTRKRASNISTDPSHPGCSLFELLPSGRRYRALYTKTSRHRDSFFPQAVALMNSHHS; encoded by the exons atgttccggagacaaaagatcaggaaggcaccgggcccagacggcgtgtcaccttcctgcttgaaagtctgcgctgagcagctggcgcccacctttgcacggatcttcaaccgttccctggagctgtgtgaggtgccctcgtgcttcaagagctccaccatcgttccagtggccaagaagcccgccatcacag acaccttcaagttcctgggaaccacaatctctcgggacctgaaatggaccggccacatagactctgtccgcaagaaggcccagcagaggctgtacttcctgagacagctcaagaagttcaacctgccacgggagctgctgaagaccttctacactgccatcatccagtctgtcctctgcacctccatcactgtctggtttggatcggcctccaaacaagacaagcacagactgcaacggacaataaggactgcagaaaagataattggaatcaacctcccatctatccaagacttgtacctgtccaggaccaggaaacgtgcaagtaacatctcaacagacccttcgcacccaggttgcagcctgtttgaactactcccctccggacgccgttatagagctctgtacactaaaaccagcagacacagagacagcttctttccccaggctgtcgctctgatgaactcacaccactcttag